GTGTAAAATTCACTAAGGTTTACCTCACTTTGACCAGGAAAAGCGTTGATCAAGGTCCGCAGTATTATTGAGTTAGGTTCAATGGGCATACTTTCGACGAACTTGAGTGCTCCTTTGACAAGACCAGCCCTGCACATCAAGTCCACCATACATCCATAATGTTTCATTTTAGGTGATATACCATAGTCCATCATCGACTTGAAATAGAATCGGCCTTCATCAATTAAACCAGCATGACTGCAAGCATTCAACAGGCCGACAAAAGCAGTACCATCAGGCCTTACACCGTCTCTTTTCATTTCCTCAAAAATGGAAATAGCTTCTATCCCATGTCCATGCATTCCCAATCCCGCAAGCACAGAGGTCCAAGATACAATGTCCCTTTCCTTCATACTATTGAAAACACTCATTGCCTTTTCAATATCACCACACTTCATAAACATATTGATCAACGAGTTACAAAGCTCAACACTTTTATGGATCCGTTCTCTCTCAATATAAGATTCAGCCCATTTCCCAAGCTCAAGATCGCTCAAATCACCACAAGCtgatagaacagataccattgTGAACTCATCAGGATAAACCTTAGCAACCTGCATTTGCTTAAACAAGTCAATAGCATTCACTGACAATCCAGACCTCATATAATTACCAATCATAGCACTCCAAGTCACAGAACTTCTCTCAGGCATTTCATCGAACACCTTACGTGCATCCTTGATTCCGCCCTCGCAACAACCATACATATGAACCATCGTATTCCCCACATGTAAATCTCCTTCAAACCCCAGTTTCAACACTGGTCCATGAACCTGTTTTCCCAATCTCAAATCCCCAACTCCAGCACAGGCCTTAAGAACAAAAGGGTATGTAAAATTATTGGGGAAAACCCCATTCTTGACCATAAAACAGTAAACATTCAGCGCACAATGCTTCAAATTTGGGGTTTTCCCATAAGCCCTAATCACAGTATTGAAGAGAAATGTATCGTAAAGGCGAGTATCGGCCTcaggaggaaagagaaaagaaaaggcGTAATCAATGGCGTCGATGTCGGAAGAAGTAGAAGTGAATTTTGTAAGGATTAAAGGATTGCTACTGAGGCCAAGCTTGAGAATATGAGCTTGAATTTGAAGGAGTTGAAGGGGAGATTGGCAGGTTTGGAGAAGAGAAAGACAGTTAAGCTCCGCAGCTCGTTGCGGCCGgggtttggaggagagagattgaGTGGTGATGGCATGGAAGAGCCTCCTCCTATGGGTGGCGTAGAGTCGCATTTACCGTTACTTTTGAGAGGGAAATGGAAGTTTGAACCCCCACCCCACCAAagtttggtggtggtggtttgagACTTTGAGGTGTTGCGCCAAATTTTTTACTACTCAAACTCCCCTGTCTCACAACAAATAGGCGAGCACAACATGATATCCTATCAAAATTTCAGGAATTAGAACCGAAATTTAATGCAACAAGTTTTGGAAATGAGAATCAAAATCTGTTTGAACACATTCTGCTTCAAGATACCTgtcattttaaaaatttaaatacACTATTGCTAATTTATTGGAAAAAATCTACTTCATAGTTTGaactttattttataatttgagCTTAAATTGTAATTATATActtatattttttcaaaaattagttTGGATTGTTTAATACTTTGGGCATATGGAGCATTTTTATATGGTCTGATCCCTTATTTTGGATACTTCATATTAGAATTGGTGTTCACAGGGTAACCTACAAGTTACCCATTCCGAAATATTGAGAACTGGAACTTGTTGCAACAACTTCCCAATAATGTTACCCGGAACCGGAACCTACACATCAGGTTCCGATTCCTATTCAGGGTAACCTAAATTTTTCCTCACCCCCTACTCACAATTGATGTGTAACACTATTACCcgatcaaaaggtcttgcagaTCTATGAATTTTTCTATCAATTTGATTACCCAACTTTTGAtaacttttaacatgttttgattaacttttatattataaaagaaattgatgaataaacattttaaatggtCATATAATTACCTTTATTCATTATCAGTGTTTTTGAAGAGATAATATTATCGGTGATTTTGAAGAGATAATATTTATTAAAGTGAAAAATTACATcactaataaataaataaattttacatTATACCGACTTAAATGTTAAGcatttgagttaacttttactccgttgtacaatatttattgtacaccacatttaaataagaatttgtgttaacCAATAGGAAATGTGGGACACAAGTGGTACACAGGTTCAGTGGGgcgatgtagacacctacttttgtccccattcccgaaagggaaagattcgatgatgaaagcataaatctccacttgacaacacatctcctataaaataaacgaatctcaattccccttttcatttcacccgaaacctgctatttatggaaacctgctaaaaatagtaactgccgtaaaaggtagcttctaaaagtggcaaatcataaaggatagaatcctgtcagaattaggtgttgcattccaacataaatcctaaatgagatagaaaactgcgagaatcctattcctaatatgattcggaaataagagttacgtattaattaaaatcctaacgagcctagagttcgtaacgggcccagacgcattccgtcataaaattaatacgcactaaaagactcgattaagtctcaaactctacggatttcaggaatccgaatctaactaaagaaaacagcctagaccctattttcaacgcctagctctgggcgccgaaatcttcggcgcccaggcctgggcgctgaaaatacctgggtacgtgttttttcctaattctttgtggattagaactctgcaattctatctttccacaaactcttccctataaatagacccctaaattcgacgtaaaAAGagagacacaacacacaattatattctgagtattgactccaacccttagcctaagcctcacgctgcgaaattgttcacgcgttctgtcgcaatcgatccataaatcgaacagaacgtatcctgtcccacaattgagattcgttaaataaaaaggagaaatagcaaagtcaaagtggttagttttctgagaaccgtgacgcacctctcaagggtgcgtcgtaatgtgtcccttttcgatgatttaactgctttcctcgccctttttatgaactgttaaactaactaaatctgattgttctatcacgcctaacaaatataatatttttgggaaatcggattatcatgctaggtcccttaatgctatttaaatcagataatcgcgatcgaattagtattatatgttgcatattgctaaaatcaactcagattagtttaatagttaacgcatgtcccttcaattatttatgttgagctagtaaggatatcctgcctctggagttatcgacgagcgaagtactcctctcggtagttacagtcccccgaaccctcaatctctaccttgcgggtgtatgttgagagatccccacaccagggatcacaagggaacctacggccgtcgtggtcaaacataattgcactccctttatgtcacgataaacgggttttgtcagtttttctcattgtcgttaaaaactgaatggcgactcctatatta
This sequence is a window from Spinacia oleracea cultivar Varoflay chromosome 1, BTI_SOV_V1, whole genome shotgun sequence. Protein-coding genes within it:
- the LOC110780260 gene encoding pentatricopeptide repeat-containing protein At1g59720, chloroplastic/mitochondrial; its protein translation is MRLYATHRRRLFHAITTQSLSSKPRPQRAAELNCLSLLQTCQSPLQLLQIQAHILKLGLSSNPLILTKFTSTSSDIDAIDYAFSFLFPPEADTRLYDTFLFNTVIRAYGKTPNLKHCALNVYCFMVKNGVFPNNFTYPFVLKACAGVGDLRLGKQVHGPVLKLGFEGDLHVGNTMVHMYGCCEGGIKDARKVFDEMPERSSVTWSAMIGNYMRSGLSVNAIDLFKQMQVAKVYPDEFTMVSVLSACGDLSDLELGKWAESYIERERIHKSVELCNSLINMFMKCGDIEKAMSVFNSMKERDIVSWTSVLAGLGMHGHGIEAISIFEEMKRDGVRPDGTAFVGLLNACSHAGLIDEGRFYFKSMMDYGISPKMKHYGCMVDLMCRAGLVKGALKFVESMPIEPNSIILRTLINAFPGQSEVNLSEFYTEKLFGKEVMNESDYVILSNIYAKLSVWENKYTIREMMDKKGIKKTPGCTMV